In the genome of Equus przewalskii isolate Varuska chromosome 29, EquPr2, whole genome shotgun sequence, the window GCAAGCTAGACAGCAATGGAGCAACATCTCTTAAATTTTTCAAAGTTCTCatctttttaagggaaaaaattgtcaacctaaaattctctacccagcaaaaatctttcaaaaatgaatgcaaaGTGAAAACTGTTTCAGATAatcaaaagctgagagaattgcTTTCCAGCACACCTAGGCTGTGAGAAATGTTGAGAGGTTAGTCAGACAAGAAAAATGATGCCAAATGGAAATTGGGAATCctcacaaaggaatgaagattgCTGGACGTGGTAAATATAtgagtaaatagaaaataaatttattttctcattttaagaatAGCTTTGAAAGTAAATtgactgtttaaacaaaaatagtaacaaagTAGCGTGGGGTCGGGGAGTGGAAGTATACTGTTGCAGTGTCGTTTTGGAAGTGGACTGCTGCGCTGCAATAAACAGTGTATTGTAAACTAAGGCTGCCACAGATAGAGATACGACTAGTATATTAATGGGGGGTATAATGGAATCCTAACAAATACTCAATCAGCGAAACAAAGtcgaggaaagagggaaaaaggaagaaagaacaaataccAAGTTGATAGGTTTGAATCTAGCCATACtgatgttgtaggggaggaagaaatatctctctgtccttctgggtccttctggctggtgtaagagttaaattgacatgagacagaacaacagggGAAAATCAAACGAGTTTAATAACATGCAGacttgggagaaacccaggagaaccgagtaacttgccaaaatggccaaagcaacCTAAAcagcatcttcagctaaagacgaAAGAGGATGTCGAgggcagtggtttgggacttcaaaggggatgAAAGCAACCCACACGGAGATGGacaagcaaatgtttgataaacaaatgtttgcaaagacaatgggacacGGAGAGGACTTTGACCTactgggccttgctaggttcctccctctctgccacaCCTCATTCATGTTATACTCTGGTATCTATGgtgagagctccttcctggaacaggccttccgTCTTgcattcttttaggcagttagggggaaggtcaaagcttcttccagagtcttttgttcttaaaaataatcaagccgaagagacacattttggagtagcaaattctgctcccttataataattacattaaatgtaagtgtcataaacattttccaattaaaagaaattctcagattggattaaaaaaggaaaatcttactgatgtttaaaatatgaaaatatacaagaCCACCTCCTCCCTGAGGACCGTGGCTGCATCGCTCCCTCCCTGTACGGCCCCTCAGTCCTGTGTTTTCACAGGGGTGCAGAGAGGCCCAGAGCCCCGTGCTCGTCCTGATGACCCTAATACTCAGGTAAAAACTgtggctttcctttctcccccagCCTCAAGGACAAAAACCAAGGGGAACTCATCCCCCCGGTGCTGAGGGCCACAGTGACGCACCTGCGACAGAAAGGTGAGTGACAGCTGGCTCCTGCCAGGGCTGTGACGGCTGCCGGGTGTGGACCCCATGCAGAGAGGGGGGCTGGGATGGGACGAGGCTGAGGCACCAAGGCTCCAGCTGTGGGCTCTGGACCCCGACTGtctgggtctgaatcctggctccagtGTCCTAGCTGTGTGGACTTGGGCCGGTTACttaccttctctgggcctctgtctcctcGTCTGTCCAATGGGTTAATGATAGTACTTGATTCACAGGGTTGTGGGGGGGCCTGCATGAGGTGATGCGTGTAAGGCGTCGGACAGTGCTGGACCGTGGGAGGACCTCCGTAAAAGGGACCCTCTGCCGTGATGGATATGCTCCGTCTGCAGATGCCATcacctgggggggggggcactcAGTGACTGGGAGGGGGTGAGCCTGGGGCTCCCCCAAGACGCCTCGGGCCAGAGCTCAGATCCGCGGAGAAGGTGCGTGGAGGCCAGTTTTGCCCTCACGGGAGGAAGGTCCTGCCGGGGCGCTGGCCGCCTGCCGTGTGGGTGCAGGTCCTGCAGAGCGGGGCCGCGTCACACGGGGAGGGGAGCCGCCCCTGCTGGTCTGGAGGTCTGTCCCCGTGCGCCCCAGGAACTGCGTGCTCTATTGTAACAGCTTCTATGGGACAGCACCCCTCCCTGGAGGCTCCGTGCCTGTCGCTGGTCTCTGCCTTGTCGTTTGTAGCGCTTCCTGTCCTGTTGGGTATTTCAGGAACAGATCAAAGATCGTGCGTACAGCCTGAAAGCCAGAACCTGTACAGAGggcctttctttttctaatgtatcaattcctttatttatttaaaaaataaagcaaaaaaaaaaaaaaaagcagcccaCAGTGGGAGCTTggtatgtatttgttgaatgaatatgtgaGTTAAGCATTCACTCCTTGGACCCCGCCTGCACCCATCCCTGTCTGGACACCGGGGTTGCCAGGGTGCCCGTGACACACAGCCCGGCCTCCCGGGGGCTCACAGTCAGGACTGGGAGAGTCTCTCTGTTACATTTTCCTCCATTAAGCCATAACTGTGACAACCACAGAATGACACGGACAGGGGCGAGCTGGTCATAGAGGTCGGGGCCCTGAGCTCCGACAGCCAGGCAGGAGGGCACCGTGTTAGTCCCCATGCTGCGTAACTGAGGAAATCGCTGCAAACTCAGCGTGTGTGTGTTGTTTCCAcggttctgtgggtcagaagtccaggccctgggctgggctctctgctcagggtctctgGGGAGGAGCCCACATCCACGATCGTTCAGATCATTGGCCAAATTCAGTTCTCGGCAGCTGTAGCTGAGAcgcctgtttccttgctggccgTCAGCCAGGGGCCTCTTTCTGTTCCTGGAGGCTGCCCGCTTTCTCTGCCGTGTGGCCCCTCCCTGGAGAGCTTCCTGCATGTTGAATCCATGCCCCCGTGCTTTGAACCTCTGTTGCCAGCAAGAACCTAGTTCCATTAACAGCTTgcctgagggggccagcccagtggcgtaggggctaagttcacatgcttcgcttcagcaacctggggtttgcaggttcagatcctggatgcagacctacacaccactcatcaagccatgctgtggtggcgtcccacatacaaaaaatagaggaagattggcacaggcgttagctcagggtgactcttcctcatcaaaaaacaaaaaagtttgcctgattaggtcaggcccacccatgATAATCTCTGTATCTTAAGTTCAACTGCCTTGGGCCTGAATTCCGTCTGCAAAGTCCCTGCACTGTagcacctagattagtgtttgattgaataccTGGGAGAAGGTGTGTGTACCCAAGGGTCCAGGAATCTGAGGACCATCTCCGAATTCTGCCTATTTGAGTCACTtagcaaaaagagagagggacCAGCCCCCCCCAGCAGggggaacagcacgtgcaaaggctgGAGGTAGGAAGGAGCATGGAGCTGattggaggctggagggaggagctggaggggcAGTGGGGCAGGACAGTTGGTCACCAGCAGCCGGCCCGCACGGGTCCGAGGTGAGGGTGCTCGGGAAGCTGTCTCCTGGCCGATGAGGAGGGGAGGGCTCCGTGCAGGAGCCGAGCGGGTTTGGACGTATGCATTGATCAGCTCGCTCAGCTTCGGaatggaggggaggtgggggcgggggcgggggagagcGGGGGTCTGGGCCCGGCGCCGTCCCGTAGAGCTTGAGAATGTTCTCTGTCTGCCCCGTGGAACAGTAGCCGCCAGCCCGTGTGCCAATGGCCCAGCAGAGCACTGAATATGCGGTTGTGAGGCGGGtgactggatttttaaattttagttaatgAAATTTAAATCTCCCCGTGCAACTAATGGCTGTTGTATCGGATGGGTCAGCTCTAGACCCTcgtgggaagaaaggaaggtggCACAGTTGGAGGTGCCAGGCACGTGCCGGGCATTGTTCCGTCCATCTTCTCTGCAGTTCAGAGGCAGGGGCTCTGCAGATCAGGCagctgagctcagagaggctaaatgcTTTctccgaggtcacacagctggacagGGCAGAGTTGGACGGACCCTGGCTCTGTCTGACTTTGGTGTGGGTCTCTTCCAGTCCCCTTTCCTGGAGGCACAGAGGTGGGCAACCAGGGGGATTGGGGCATATGGAGAGGGTTTGACTTGAGAGGAATAAATACAGGTGTGGGTAGTGGACAGTGGGGGCAAACAAGCCAGGCTGGAGGGCGTTCCCTGTCAGGCCCAGGGGAGTGATGCACGGGTAGGGGGCGTCACAGAACGTTCTGGAAGCCCGACATGCTAGGGCCTGTGAGGTGTCCGGAGGATCTCTTCCTGCAGGGCTCCGCACCGAGGGCCTGTTCCGGAGGTCGGCCAGTGTCCAGACCGTCCGCGAAGTCCAGCGGCTCTACAACCAAGGTGAGTCGGCTCCCAGAGCCCCCCACCCTGCGCCTCCCGCCCGGCCGCCCGCACAGCCCCCTGGAGCCTCAGCACCCCAGCACCCGAGGCCGTGTGGCTCCCTCGCCCCATCAACCCCCAGAATAGGCCAGGGCAGCGGCCCAGGTGAGTCCCGTGTGCAGACCGCCAGCCTGCGGGGCAGGTGGCCGCACGAGGCCGTTTGGCCATTAGGGTCTCTGCTCGGACCAGGTGGACGGGCGGGTTGAAATGGAGGGGGGCGTTCCCTGGAGTCCCCATGAGGGACTGGCTGGCTCCTCCAGCCCGCTTAGCCCGGCTTCCTCGACCGCCCGCGTGTAAACCTGTGGGTCAGGAGGCATGTGTCAGAGCCGAGCATGCTGCGATgaccttaataaagctgttaagtCGCTGCTTTGGAAGTGTCCTCTCTACTCCCAGGCACCTACGTCATTTCCACGGTCATGCATTCACTTGTCAAGCGagagggccggcccctcttgCCCTGTGCTCCAGGGCCTGACCTCAGGGTGCTCACATCCGAGGCAGGACCAGGCTACCCCACAGAGAAACCAGTGGCATGCCCCAGCCTCTGCCGGGCGccccagagaggcagaggagggtggGGGGGCCAGCGCCCCCATTTCCAGGAGAGGACAGTCCCGCCCCAGCCCCGTGGCTCCAGCACTAGGCTCTCCTCTCAGCACGTTTAAAGCCAGTTTGTGTCTGAGCCCATTTGGAAGCAGGAATCCCAGGCCCGGGGTCAGAACTCAAACGGACGATGCTCTGTGTCCAGGGAAGCCCGTGGACTTTGACGACTACGGGGACATCCACATCCCTGCCGCCATCCTGAAGACGTTCCTGCGGGAGCTGCCGCAGCCGCTGCTGACCTTCGAGGCCTACGAGCAGATCCTGGGCATCACCAGTATGTCCCTGCCCCCGGGGCGCAGCCGAGGCCGGGCTGGGCCGGGGCGCCCGCCTCCTGCCGTTTTCATCTGGCACTGCCGGCCGGGAGAGGGGGCTGCGCCCACCTGGACCCCCGCCCGCCTCAGCCAGGCCACCACTGTCGTCCCTGAAAAGCACAGTGTCTCAGAGGCAAAGCTTAGTCTGTGGCCTTTTTGCACCAGGGAGTGGGGCTGTCGGGGGGCAGAcagggttttttaaaatgatggaaaCAGCACAAGCACATAGTAAAAAAGAGACTACAGTGCAGGAGGCTGTGTGACGACGGGGGAGGCGCCCGCCAAGGCCTGCAGACCCTCGCCCGTGCCAACCCTGGCGGTGGTCTGTGTGGGGTCTGCTGTTCTTCCCAGGAATGTTCCTCACGCGCTCTTCCCGGCCTCGGCGTTTTCGACCTTGTTCTTCCCCTGTCCCGTGCACATCCGCTCATCCTTTTTGACAGCCGCATAGTATTCCACCGGCTGCCTTGTTTCAAGGGTAACTTTTGGGGctatttccagttttgttttgctCCCTGCTCGTTTTAAGACTCAGCTGGTTCTCCGGTTCCAGGTGTTGAGACCACTGTGTCACCGGGGGCTCAGGACTCTGGGTTGCCAGAGTTAGCAataaaaaatacaggacacccggttcaacttgaatttcagataagcaatgaatCCTCTTTCAGTATAAGTCCTTTCCAAATATTGCCTGGGACGTGTCTATACTGAAAGTATtggctgtttatctgaaattcaggtTTAACTGGTGTCCTCTATTTCATCTGGCACCCCACCCAGACGCCACGTGCGTCTCCTTGAGCTGATGCAGAGGCCCCTGCGGGAACATTCTGGAGGAAATGGGCTTCCCGGTGGCCCATGGTGTCCATGGAGAAGGAAACTACTGCTGGGACACCGTCCGATGTGTGGCGGGGAGGCCCGGAGCGCCGCTCGGAGCCGAGCATGTCTAGTCGAGTCGGTCACGTGTGTGAGTCCTCCCGGGAGGACTCAGGAAGGACTTGTGCGTTGCAGGCGTGGAGAGCAGCCTGCGGGTGACCCGCTGCCGCCAGATTCTGCAGAGCCTTCCGGAACACAACTATGCCGTCCTCAGCTACCTCATTGGCTTCCTGCACGAGGTGAGTGGGCAGAGCAGGGCCGCGGAGGGCAGCCCGCTCCGGGCCGGGCCTCACAGACCAGGGTCTGGGTCACTCTCCCTCGGCCTTGGAACCCCATTATCTGGTCCTTCGCCCAAGGCCTGGCCGGGCCACGACTCTGCTGAGGAGCCCTCCAGGCTGCCAGGTGGGGTCAACCGTGGCCGCCCCTGCCCCTCCCGCATCCAGGGGCTGCCCTCGGTTAGTGCCCACGACCTTCTTTATCGGCTGTCTCTGCTCCCACAGCATCTCCTGCACAGGCTAAGTCCCAGAGGGCACTGAGCCTGacgcacagtaggtgctcactgCCTGACACACATAGGCGCTCCCTGCCAGTTTGTGGACTGAACAGGCCATTCCTGTGAAAGGAACACATCACCAGGTCCATGggtgtcctggggctgccgtaacagagcaccacaaactgggggcCTCAAACACTCAAAAGTCATTCTCTcagtctggaggccagcagtCCAGAGCCCAGGTGTctcagggccacgctccctccacGGCTCGAGAGAAGGACCCtcactgcctcttccagctcctggtggccccAGACATTCCTCGGCTTGGGGCTGCGTCACTCGCGCCTCCGTCTCCACGTGCCCTGCTCCTCTGTGGGTCTGTGTCTCCCTATCGTCTCTCTTATAGGGACCTCATTGTAGGATTTAGGGCCCTCCCCCAGGCTGATCTCATCTTGAGGTCCTGAACTTGATTATTTCATGTGCTAAGgccttttcccaaataaggtcactgtCATGGTTCCAGTGTCTGACCTCTTGTGGGGCCCCATTCGACACCTCCACCGGGAGAAGGAATGGCTGGTGAGGAGCACCTCTCATGGCTCCGGGCTCGGCACCcctcctggggagggagcagcagcTGTGAGGTCAACGGGACAACAGGGTCAACAAACCCAAATGGGTCTCCCCTCACCTCCAGACCATGGTCCTCCCTCATATAACCGTTTTGGGGTCGCCTCCCCTCTCCTGGCCCTTTGCAGGTGGAATGTGGGGTGCCATGTGGATGAGGTCTGGCTGGGGGGCTCCTGGCCTTGGGCGCAGCCCCCGAGCTTCTAATCTCCCACCGTGGGGCCACACCCTGGGGTCTTCAGGGGCCCGCACAGGAACCCTGCTCCACGGCAAGTGGCCTGAGGACATGACCAGTGGGCAGGGAGAGGACCTCCAGGCAGAGCCAGTGTCACGTGCACGTGTCTGTCAGATAATGCCACctcttggttttaaaataaactctccttttccctccctgtCACCTGATTCAATTTCTCAGAGGTCAAGACTGCAAGCTGTGCTGCtggctctcctcctttcttctcctttttcttgagCTGGGGACGGGCTGTTTCCTGGCCTCCTCCGCGGCACCAACGTTACCATGTCGGGGGGCTCGGCGCTGCCAAGTGTTGGCTCCGCAGCCTTCGGGGCCTCAGCGGGCCTGCCAGCTGGTGCACAGCACAGGGGGCCTGGGGGCCAGTGGTGGTGGTGCCCAGGGGTGGCCCAGCTGTCTCACCGAGGCAGGCGTGGGCATGTCCAGTCATCCTCACTGGCTCTAGTAGGGGGGCCCGCCATGCCCCGCTGTAGTTCTCTGCTCTCCTGACATGGTCCCTGCTTCTGATTCTGAGAGGTCCCTGGGACCCGGGAGGTGAGGAGAAGAGACCAGACCTGGCTCAGATGGGCCCGCATGGCCCCCGTGACACTCactggccatgtgaccttggacaagtctcttgcaccttctgggcctcagtttcctcatctgtgaagcagGGGTGCTGTATCCCTCTTCCTGGGGTGCTGTAGGTGCTGGTCGAGAAGGATGGGGAGCCCCTCGGGGAGGCAAGCTCCTCACACCCTCTCGtcagccctccagcctcccccGTGTGCTTTGTGGTCTTGACGGTCCTGACTCACTGGCCGGAGTGCGGAGGTCAGAGCGGTCATCCGGCTGGGGGGACGTCACTAAGCACGTGGCTGGGCGACGCCAAAGGCCATGCTCGTACTTGCTGTGCCAgagtgcccctcccccccccggGGGCTCCCGGGTCCCCTGGAGTGGAAGAGGAGACTGGGATCACAGATCATCGGGGGTCGGCGCGGAGGCACCCTCGAGTCACCGAGGCTGAGTGCTTCCTTTGACAGACGGGGAACggaggcccagagcaggagggGCTGCACGAGGTGACGGCCCTGGCCGGTGGCTTCCAGCCCAGGGCTCTTCCCACTGGGAACCCACAGTCGCCCCCATGGTCTCCTGTGTGTCCTTCTCCAGGTGTCCCAGGAGAGCATCTTTAACAAAATGAACAGCTCCAGGCTGGCCTGTGTCTTCGGGCTGAACCTGATCTGGCCGTCCCAGGGCGCGTCCTCCCTCAGTGCCCTCGTGCCGCTGAACCTGTTCACCGAGCTGCTGATCGAGTACTACGGGCAGGTCTTCAGCGCCCGGGAGGCGCGCGGGGTGCTCGGCGCCGGCTCGGCTGAGGCCGGCGAGCGGGGCGGCCCCTTGGCTGGAGGCTGCGCCGGAGACGGACGCACCGCAGGCCCCACTGCACCCGCCGTGCCTCCGCGTCCCCTGACGGAGGCCAGGAGACCCCTCTAGTGCTGGACGTGCCACACTGAAGTCTGTCCATCTGTGCCTCCTGTGCGTTTTGTCCACTTGCCATTAAATGACCTTCTCGTGAACTTTGGGCGGAACTTCCGTGGTTCTGGTTCTTTGGCCCTTGTCCGTTGTTCCTGAGCTGCGGGCCAAGATCAGATGATGGATCTGTTAGGATCATAACCCAGGGTGGCTCAGCTGACACGGGGCGcttgttggctcagggctggtgTCCGGGACCTGCGGCTATTCATGCTGTGTGACGAACCCGGAACGTACAGCAGCGGCTGTTTGTTAGTGTCCGCGGGTCCGTCGGTCAGCGGGGCGGCCCTGGTCTCGGCTGGGCCCGCCCACGTGTCCGGGCTGACTGGAGGTCCGCGGGGGCACTCGGCTCTCCTGCGGGTCGCATGTCCCTCTAATAGGCTGAACGGGGACGTTCCCACGACGGAGACGGAGATGGAGGTGCCAGCTGAAGTGTGCACAGTTTTGGGCTGGTGTGCGTGTGCTTGTGCCCCGTTGGTCAGAGCCACTCTCACAGCCAAGGCCGGGTCACAGCAGGAGGGCTCTGCAACATCATTTGGCAAAGGGTGTGACTGTGGGGTGGGTGGAGAGTTGGGGCCCTAAAGCAGTCAGCCTGCC includes:
- the ARHGAP8 gene encoding rho GTPase-activating protein 8 isoform X2; amino-acid sequence: MSRLALEELADIELQRDEEAAAALGTARRPSEAPAAGQDPTLSTNHPFYDVARHGILQVAGEDRLGRRVVTFSCCRMPPSHELNHRRLLEYLKYTLDQYVESDYTVVYFHYGLSSRNKPSLGWLQSAYKEFDRKYKKSLKALYVVHPTNFLKVLRTLFKPLISHKFGKKVTYFNYLSELREHLKYDQLIVPPEVLRYDEELRQLHRGRPPPPARTPPPRPPLPTQQFGVSLQYLKDKNQGELIPPVLRATVTHLRQKGLRTEGLFRRSASVQTVREVQRLYNQGKPVDFDDYGDIHIPAAILKTFLRELPQPLLTFEAYEQILGITSVESSLRVTRCRQILQSLPEHNYAVLSYLIGFLHEVSQESIFNKMNSSRLACVFGLNLIWPSQGASSLSALVPLNLFTELLIEYYGQVFSAREARGVLGAGSAEAGERGGPLAGGCAGDGRTAGPTAPAVPPRPLTEARRPL
- the ARHGAP8 gene encoding rho GTPase-activating protein 8 isoform X4, with the translated sequence MSRLALEELADIELQRDEEAAAALGTARRPSEAPAAGQDPTLSTNHPFYDVARHGILQVAGEDRLGRRVVTFSCCRMPPSHELNHRRLLEYLKYTLDQYVESDYTVVYFHYGLSSRNKPSLGWLQSAYKEFDRKYKKSLKALYVVHPTNFLKVLRTLFKPLISHKFGKKVTYFNYLSELREHLKYDQLIVPPEVLRLKDKNQGELIPPVLRATVTHLRQKGLRTEGLFRRSASVQTVREVQRLYNQGKPVDFDDYGDIHIPAAILKTFLRELPQPLLTFEAYEQILGITSVESSLRVTRCRQILQSLPEHNYAVLSYLIGFLHEVSQESIFNKMNSSRLACVFGLNLIWPSQGASSLSALVPLNLFTELLIEYYGQVFSAREARGVLGAGSAEAGERGGPLAGGCAGDGRTAGPTAPAVPPRPLTEARRPL
- the ARHGAP8 gene encoding rho GTPase-activating protein 8 isoform X3, translated to MLHPPRPPGGATGAPPRPRRDPAPRDVARARGGARGGGPSGAQVSLRTSGAPHAWTPERRHRGSVPGPPWPPAEHVPAGPGGAGRHRYLKYTLDQYVESDYTVVYFHYGLSSRNKPSLGWLQSAYKEFDRKYKKSLKALYVVHPTNFLKVLRTLFKPLISHKFGKKVTYFNYLSELREHLKYDQLIVPPEVLRYDEELRQLHRGRPPPPARTPPPRPPLPTQQFGVSLQYLKDKNQGELIPPVLRATVTHLRQKGLRTEGLFRRSASVQTVREVQRLYNQGKPVDFDDYGDIHIPAAILKTFLRELPQPLLTFEAYEQILGITSVESSLRVTRCRQILQSLPEHNYAVLSYLIGFLHEVSQESIFNKMNSSRLACVFGLNLIWPSQGASSLSALVPLNLFTELLIEYYGQVFSAREARGVLGAGSAEAGERGGPLAGGCAGDGRTAGPTAPAVPPRPLTEARRPL